In the Magnetospirillum sp. WYHS-4 genome, GTGCCCAGCTTGACGCGAATGTTGGCGTTCTTTTCGACCTTGCCCATCAGCTCCTTGACCGGGTTGGTCTCGGGCCAGCGGTAGGGCGGGCGGGCCGGGACGACCTTCACCCAGTCGCGGGTGCTGCCGCCCAGCTTGTCTTGCTGTTCGACCAGGATCACCGGATGGCCGGCGCGGGCCGCCTCGTTGGCCGCGGTCAGGCCGACATAGCCGCCGCCGACCACCAGCACGGTCTCGGAATAATCGCCCGAGATCCAGGCTTCCGGGTTCTGGGTCTTCTGGGTCTCGACGATGGACATGCGGAGGTAGTCCTCCGCCAAGGACTGGGTGTCCTCGTCCTGGGGCTTGTGGCTCCACACCACCTGTTCGCGCAGGTTGGCGCGCACCGTGTGGATGCCGTCGAACCAGAAGCGGTCCGTCATCACGCGGGACGAACAGGCGGCGACCACCACCTTGTTCACGTTGCCAGCGGCGATGTCGTCCGCCACCAGCTTGACGCCCTCGTCGCTACACAGGGTGCCGTGGGTCTTGCAGACCGGCACCTTGTATTCGCCGGTCGCCACCTTCTCCAGATTGCCGACGTTCAGCGACTCGCCGATGCTGCAGCCGCTGCAGATGTAAACGCCGATCTTGCTCTCAGCCGTCATGGTCCTCGATCCTTTCGATCCGGCGTTACGATCAGCGAGCCCGGCCGCCAACGGCCTGGATGGCCTTGAGCGCCGCGGCGGTCGCCGACTGCACCGACATGGAAACGTCCAGCGGGCCCGAGGCCACGCCGCAGCTGATCATGCCGTTATCCTCGTCGGCTTCCTCGGGGACGATGAATCCATAATCGTCCTGAGTCAGCTTGACGGGGGGAGCGTAACCGGCCGTGGAGGATTCCATGCCCACAGCCAACACCACCAGATCGTAGGGTTCGGCATAAAGCTCGCGGGTGATGGTATTCTCGCCCTTGACCACCGGGTTGTCGCCCTCGCCCGCCACGATGGCGGCCGGCTTGGACTTGACGAAGTTGACCTGGGGATCGTTCTTCAGGCGGCGATAGAAAGCCTCCAGCTTATCGTGGGCCCGGATGTCGATGTAGTACATGTCCACCGTCGAGTCCGCGTACTGCTGGCGAACGTAGGAGGCATGCTTCATCGAGGCCAGGCAGCAAATGCGCGAGCAGTAGGCCAGATGGTTCATGTCGCGCGAGCCGGCGCACTGGATCAGCGCCACCTTCTTGGCTTCCTTGCCGTCGGAGGGCCGGACGATCCTGCCGTGGGTCGGGCCGTCGTGGGAGGCCATGCGCTCCATCTCGACGTTGGTCACCACGTTGGCCTGGGTGTCGTAGTGGTAGGAGGTCAGCTTCTTGGCGTCGTAGGGACGCCAGCCGGTCGCCCAGACGATGGCGCCGACGTTCAGATCGAAGGTGGCTTCCTTCTCGTCCAGGTCGACGGCGCCCACCTTGCAGGCGTCCTTCATCTTCTGGCCTTCCGGCGTGCCGGCGACGCTGGCGTCGATCACGTAGCGCATGGGGAAGGCCATTTCATGGGGCAGGTAAGCCGCCTTGACCTTGTCCATGTCGTAGTTGAACGGGTTGGGAATCTCGCTTTCCGCCACCTTGGCGCAGTCGCCGCATGCCGTGCACTTCGAATTGACGAAGCGCGGCTGGGTCCTGACCGTGACCTTGTAATCGCCGCGCCCGCCTTCGACGGCGGCCACGGTGGCCATGGTCATCACCCGCAGGTTGCGGGCCTTCTTGATGCGCTGGTAGTTGATTTCCAAGCCGCAGGTCGGATGGCACAGCTTGGGGAAATAGCGGTTGAGCTGCGCGACGCGCCCGCCCAGGGTGGCGCTGCTCTCCAGCAGGATGACGTCGTATCCCGCCTCGGCCGCTTCGATGGCTGCGCTGACGCCGGAAATACCGCCGCCAACCACCAGAATCGTCTGGCTGCTAGGCCCTCCGTTCGACATGGTACCTCACCAATCTGTCATGGGTCACGGAATCCGGGGTTCCGTTTGAGGCCGCAGTCTTAGCACAGCCAGGGTATATTAGAAAAATAGAATTTTTCGTAGGGTTATTGTGCGGCGCAACAAAGTTGCGCGGCGGCGCAAGATCGACATTTTCGCCACGCGCGGCGGAAACCTGTCGCCGACGGCCCCCAGCCCCGGCGCGGATAAGCGGATGAATGATATATAGTCTCGTCATGTACATTCTTATCGTCCTCGTCCTCGGTTTCCTGTCGGCGGCCTCCCAAGCCCTCGGCTCGGACTCCTGCGGCCCGACCCGAGAGGCGCTGGCGACTGTCTTTCCCTCCGGCCCCCTGCCGGCAGCGGCAGACGACTTGGCGCTGGTCTACCGCGCCGCGAAGGGGCTGGGGATTCCCGCGGCGGCCGGACGACGGGAAGACAGCCCGCAACGCCGATGGCGGAACGAATCGACGGCCCTGGGCCAGTCCATCCCCGAAGGAGTCTATTACGGCGACTGCAAGTTCGACTACGCCCTGGAGGTTCTGGCCGAGCGCAAGCGGCGCCTGGGCCCGGACCATCCCTACCTGGAAATCTGGCTGCGCAACCAGCATGCGGTCTTCGAATCCTGCCGGCTCTGGGGCGGCGACGAGGAGGCGGAGATCGAGCCGGCCTCCGGCTACGGCGCAGAGGTCGACGCCCTTGCCAAGGCCGACCGCGCCTACCAGGAAGCCTCCCGCTCCTATTACCTCGGCGAGGAAGGGGTACGCCCCGCCTTCGCCGCCATCGCCGCGGACCGCAAGTCGCCGCATCGCCCGGCAGCCGCTTACATGGTAGCCTTGCTCCGCCTCATGGAAGCCCTGGAAAGCTCGGACCGAGTGGCCAAGGTAAAGCCGGTCATGGCAGCGGTCGACCGCATCCTGGCCGACCGCAGCCTGGCACCGGTCCATCGCATCGCCCGCCAACTCTACGACATCATGGCCTGGTGGCTGCGCAAGCCCGACCTGCTGGAAGAACAGTTGGCCGAGATCGCCCACGTGCTGACCCTGCCGGCCGACGCCATCGATGGAGAGGCCGGTCTTGCCAAGTCCTTCGCCGCTGCACGCGAGGACCTGACTTGGTTTCTGCCCCTGCTGGGCGGCGGCGGCCCCCATGCGGCGGTCCTGGAGAAGTCGGCCGTCGAAGTTCCCTTCCTGCAATGGCTTCGACTGCGCCGCCAAGCCCAGGCCCGCGAGACCGTCTCTGACTGGCTTGCCCCGCGGGGCGACGGCCAGGACGAAGCCTTGATCGCCGAATCCCTGTCCCGCTTCGACGGGGGCGAGGGGCTTCCCTGGGCCACGGCGGCCCTGGCCTTCATGGGCCCCAGCCATCCCCGCACCGCCAGCCTCCTGGCCTTGGCGGAAGAACAGCACCGCAAGGCCGTCACCTGCCGCCTGACCCTGCCCGAGGCAGCCGATCATCCGCTGCTTCTCTTGCACGCCGTGCGCCTGCTCGCCCTCGGAGGCGATCCCGAGAGCGCCGTGACATGGATCGAAGAGGAAGCGGAAAGGGCACCGCCCTTGTTGTCCGAATGGGCGGCCAGACGTCTGCTGCAGTGGTCCATCGCCCGCGGGCGGCTCGATCTCGCCCGCCGATTGGCCGTCCTGCCGGTCTTGCGCCACGAGACGGCGCTCCGCCAACTGGTGGCCCGCGACCTGGGAGAATTTTTGGCGGCGGAAAATCCGAATGTGCTTTCGCCTGGCGCGATCGCGGTGCTCAACCGCCTGCCGGTCGCCCGCTTGGCCGAAGCGGCGGCATCGCCTAGCCTGCCCGTCCGTCATCGCGCCGCCATCGCCCGCATGGCCTGGACCCGCGCCTTCGTATTGCGAGGCGTGGATGCCGCCATCAAGCTATCGCCGCTGATCGCCCAGACCGACCAGCGCCTTGCCTACCGGCTGTCTAAGATCAAGGAAGGCTGGACGCTACGCCACCGCGAGAACCGCGCCCTGCTGTTCCTGTTGCGCACCCCCCGCATGGGATTGCGCTTGGCGGGCGGGCTTTGGTCGCCCTACGGCCAGGCACGGGAACTGAGGGCCGAGGCCATCGACCACTTCAATCCCAGCGACAACAACTGGTGGTGCCCGGTAGAGCCGGATCGGGAAGCGCGCCTGATCGTCCGGAACCTATACGACCGACCGGTCGGTATACCGCAAGGAGACCTCTCGCTCACGGATATCCGTGAACGCACTCTCGCCGAACATCCGGTTCTGCGGCTTGTCGACGAAAGTGAATTGGCGGCCCTAGCCCTGGTTCCCGGCGGCCCCCAATTCCTGTCCGAAAGGACGGTGGCCTGGGCCAAGTCCAGCAACCTGCTGTCACGACTGCTGGGGCAGGACAAGGGCCTGGCCGAAGCCCTGGCCCTAGCCGTCCAGTCGACCCGCCACGGCTGCCAGCGGGCAGGGGGACACGGAACCTATTCCCGCGCCGCATTCCAGGAACTGCACAAGCGCTTCCCCGGCTCCTCGTTTGCCGAGGAGACCCCCTACTGGTTCGACTGCACCCACTTCCGCCTTGGCTGCGCCGGCCCCTATTCCTTGCCCTTACCCTGATCGGTCATCAGCCCGCCCAATTCCAGAAGCAGGCTGGTGGCGTGCCAGTGGGCGGGGCAACCGGGGGCGTCGAGCAGGCACAGGCCGCCGTCGGGCCGGGCGCGGGACAGAACGTGAGCGGCGTGGCCGTCCCACTGGGCAGCCGCCACACCCATCCAGCGCAAAAAGACCAGGGCCTCGGCCAGTTCGTCCAACATGCCGGCCCGCCTCAGGTGGGGCAGTCCCCATTCGAGGTGGGCTTGGCCGCGCCGCACCGCCACCGGCGGTCCCTGGCAATGAAACAGCGCCAAAGTGGCATGGGAAGTCAGGTAGAAATTGCTGCGCCCATCGGCTTCGGCGAAGCTGCCGTCGGGACGCTGGCCGGCGGCCAGTCGCGCCACGTCGCGCGGATCGGCCTTCCCCGAACCGCCGAAGCGGCAATCGAACAACAAGCCGCCCGCCAAATCGAACAGGCTGGTGGCACGGCGGCAGCCGGCGAAGCGCGCCGCCGCCGCCCGGGAATCCAGCTTGCGGCCGCTGCCCGCCAGGAAGCCGGCGATCAGGAGGTAATCCGCCAGATCGCCGCAGGCCAGCCTTTCCGGGTCCTGGCGGCGAAGGAAAACGGCCGCCTTGTCGAGCGCACTCGACCTGGGATAGCGGGTCGCCAGGGGAAAGGACAGGGAAGCCACCTTGTTGAGATCGGGCCGTTCGGCCGTCAATTCGGCCCGCAGGGCCGATTCTGCCCAGGCCCAGGTCCGCCCGGCGGAGTCGCCGGCGTCCGCCCCTCCCGCCGATAGAAGAAGGACCGCCGTCACTCGGAACAGTCTCATGCCCGCTTCTCCCCCGGCCCCTGTGACGGCCGTCGTTGCGCCGGCCAACAGATTATCAAATCTTGGGAAAAAGCGTGTTATAAGATTTTCCCCTCGACGGGAACCGGACTGGAGGCGGAAGGCTCTTGGGCATCGATATCGCGACAATCGCCGGGCTATTGATCGGCATCACGGTGGTCCTTCTGGCCATCATGACCGGGTCCAGCCTTATCATCTTCCTCGACCTGCCGAGCATCCTGATCGTGTTCGGCGGCACCCTCGCCGCCACTCTGGTCAAGTTCCCTCTGCGTGGCGTGTTCGTCGCCTTTCCCCTGGGCCTCAAGGCCGCCTTCACCTATCAGAAGGACCGGCCGCGCGACTACATCGAGCAGGCCGTCGCACTTTGCAAGCGCGCGCGTAAGAGCGGACTGGTCAGCCTGGAAGGCGTCAAGCTGCACAACCCCTTCTTCGCCAAAGGCGTGCAGATGTGCGCCGACGGGCGCGACCTGGAATACATCCGCAACATCCTGACCCGCGAGATGGCGATGTCCATCCAGCGCGACGAACTCAGTTCCAGGGTCTTCGCCGCCATCGGCGACTTCGCGCCCGCCTTCGGCATGTTCGGCACCCTGGTCGGTCTGGTGCAGATGCTTTCCAGCATGAACGATCCGACCACCATCGGCCGCGGCATGGCGGTGGCGATGCTGACCACTTTGTATGGCGTGCTGATCGCCAACCTGCTGGCCATCCCCATCGCCGACAAGCTGGAAGCCAAGAGCGAGGAGGAACGCGCCACGCGCGCCTTGATCATCGAGTGCGTGTTCCAGATCCAGCAACTTCAGAACCCCACTTCGATGCGCGAGATCCTGGAGCCCTTCCTGCCCGAAAAGCAAAGAGCCCCCTGGCAGAAGGATTCCTACACCGTCAACCGCGACAAGACAGGCGGCGGTGGCGGCCAAAAAGTCGTCAAGCGATGATTGACGAAATCTCCCCCAAGTCCAAGAAGCCCAACTGTGCGCCCAAATGGCTGCTGACCTTCGGCGATCTGATGTCGCTGCTGTTCTGCATGTTCGTCATGCTGCTCAGCTTCGCCGATTTCAACCCGGACAAGTTCACGAACGTGGCCGGCCCCATGCGCCACGCCTTCCACATCGTCGAGCCGGTGGCCCAGACGCAGGTGGTCAAGCCTTTGCAGGAAGAGGATGAAATCCCGGTCGAGATCGTCGAGTGGAAGGAGAACGTGCTCTACCAGACCCGCACGGCCCTGGCGAAGGAGATCCAGCAGGGCCAGATCGGCGTGGTGGAACGGGATCGCGAGATCATCATCCGCCTTCCCGACGCCACCGCCTTCGCCTCGGGAAGCGCCGACCTTACCCAGTTGGCGGCTCCCATCCTGGATCGCCTGTCCCAGGTTCTACTGAACGTCAAGGGCCAGGTCCTGGTCGCCGGCCATACCGACGACGTCCCCATCGCGACGGCGCGTTTCCGGTCCAATTGGGACCTGTCGGCGGCCCGCGCCGTGTCGGTGGTTCACCACCTGATCGAGCGCAATCGGGTGCCGGGCGACCGCCTGACCGCCCAGGGCTTCGCCGACAGCCGCCCGGTGGCGCCCAACAGCAGCCCCGAGAACCGGGCGCTCAACCGCCGGGTCGACATCGTGATCCAGGTCCCCGAGAACCTGGGCAAGCCCTTCAAGGCCAACATCCGGTAGCGGATTCGGCGACTCGCTTACTTCCTCCATCGATACCTGCCTCGCCGTTCCTCGCGGGACCGCCATTCCGCTGTTCCCTCTGGCGTGGCGGGCAGGAACGTGGTTTATCCCTTATCCACCGGGGAGCATGCAGCAGGGGAGCGGGATGGACGGGACCGCCTCGTCGAGGAAGGGATTGCGGACCACCACAAGGAAGTGGGCGGCGTTCTTCGCCCAGTTCCTGCGGCTGGCCGGCCCCTACTGGACGAACCCGGATACCCGCTGGCAGGCCCATATCCAGAGCGCCTCGCTGACCGCGCTGACGGTCATCCAGGTCGGCATCCCCATCGCCATCAACAAATGGAGCGAACGGCTCTTCGACGCCCTCGAACAGAAGGCGATGGACCGATTCCTGTTCCTGATCGGCGTGCTGGGCCTTATCATCGCCGTCAACGTGGTCATCGTGGTCACCCATCTCTGGGTCAAGCGCAAGCTGCAGGTGACTTGGCGAGCTTGGCTGACCCACCGGATCCTCGGCGAATGGATGGCGTCGGGGCGCCATTACCAACTCGGCTATCGGCCCGGCGAACACGACAATCCCGACGGCCGCATCGCCGAGGACGTGCGCATCGCCACCGAGACGGCCGTCGAGTTGGCCCATTCCCTGCTCTACTGCCTGCTGCTCCTGGTCAGCTTCACTGCCATCCTCTGGGACCTGTCGGGAGATCCCGAGCTACATTTCGGAGGGTACGACATCTACCTGCCCGGCCATCTGGTGTGGATCGCCCTGCTCTATACGGGGGCCGGCACCACCGTCGCCTGGCTGCTGGGCCAGCCCTTGGTCGGCGCTGCCAACCGGCGCCAGAAACACGAGGCCAACTTCCGCTTCGGGCTGGCGCATAGCCGCGAATACTCCCTGGAAATCGCCCTGCAGCGCGGCGAGGCCGGCGAGCGGCGCAATCTGCTGACCCTGTTCAAGGGAGCGGTCGATGCATGGAACAGACAGACCAAGGCCCTGGCGAGCCTGTTCTTCTTCACTTCGAGCTGGTCGGTGCTGACCCAAGTCTTCCCGGTCCTGGTCGCCGCGCCACGCTACATCGGCGGCACCATCACCCTGGGCGTCCTTATGCAGACCTCCCAGGCTTTCCAGCAGATGGTGGGGGCGCTGTCCTGGCCCATCGACAATCTGGCCAACGTCGCCAACTGGCGGGCCTCGGTCGACCGGGTCCTCGGCCTGCACGACGCCCTGGACGAAGTCGCCCAGCGCGTCAACCCGGAAGGGGCACGGATGATCCGGGTCGAAGTCGGCGAACGCCCAGTCCTGTCCTTTGATGAATTGTCCATCGCCGACCAGGACGGCGAGACCGAGGTGGAAGGATTCTCCGGCGAGATCCTGCCCGGCCAGCGGGTGCTGATCTCGGGCGATCCGGGCACCTGCCTCAAGATCTGCAAGGCGGTGGCCGGCCTGTGGCCTTGGGGCGGCGGACGCCTGCGGCTGCCCTGCAACGGCCCCATCTTCTTCATGCCGCAGCAACCCTACCTGCCTCTCGGGACCCTCAAGGACGCCCTCACCTACCCCGCCCCCCCGGGAACCTATGGCGTGGTGGAGATCGCCAACGCCTTCCGGCGCGTCGGCCTGGAAGATCTGTTCCCCAGCCTGGACGACATCGAACAGTGGGCGGACGTGCTGTCGGTGGGCGAGCAGCAGCGCCTCGGCTTCGCCCGCCTGCTGCTGTTCCGCCCCAACTGGATCTTCATCCAGGAAGCCCTCGACTCCCTTGAGCCCCAGGAACGCATCGACATGATGCAATTGGTCGCCGACGAATTCCCC is a window encoding:
- a CDS encoding FAD-dependent oxidoreductase — encoded protein: MSNGGPSSQTILVVGGGISGVSAAIEAAEAGYDVILLESSATLGGRVAQLNRYFPKLCHPTCGLEINYQRIKKARNLRVMTMATVAAVEGGRGDYKVTVRTQPRFVNSKCTACGDCAKVAESEIPNPFNYDMDKVKAAYLPHEMAFPMRYVIDASVAGTPEGQKMKDACKVGAVDLDEKEATFDLNVGAIVWATGWRPYDAKKLTSYHYDTQANVVTNVEMERMASHDGPTHGRIVRPSDGKEAKKVALIQCAGSRDMNHLAYCSRICCLASMKHASYVRQQYADSTVDMYYIDIRAHDKLEAFYRRLKNDPQVNFVKSKPAAIVAGEGDNPVVKGENTITRELYAEPYDLVVLAVGMESSTAGYAPPVKLTQDDYGFIVPEEADEDNGMISCGVASGPLDVSMSVQSATAAALKAIQAVGGRAR
- a CDS encoding MotA/TolQ/ExbB proton channel family protein, which translates into the protein MGIDIATIAGLLIGITVVLLAIMTGSSLIIFLDLPSILIVFGGTLAATLVKFPLRGVFVAFPLGLKAAFTYQKDRPRDYIEQAVALCKRARKSGLVSLEGVKLHNPFFAKGVQMCADGRDLEYIRNILTREMAMSIQRDELSSRVFAAIGDFAPAFGMFGTLVGLVQMLSSMNDPTTIGRGMAVAMLTTLYGVLIANLLAIPIADKLEAKSEEERATRALIIECVFQIQQLQNPTSMREILEPFLPEKQRAPWQKDSYTVNRDKTGGGGGQKVVKR
- a CDS encoding OmpA family protein, with protein sequence MIDEISPKSKKPNCAPKWLLTFGDLMSLLFCMFVMLLSFADFNPDKFTNVAGPMRHAFHIVEPVAQTQVVKPLQEEDEIPVEIVEWKENVLYQTRTALAKEIQQGQIGVVERDREIIIRLPDATAFASGSADLTQLAAPILDRLSQVLLNVKGQVLVAGHTDDVPIATARFRSNWDLSAARAVSVVHHLIERNRVPGDRLTAQGFADSRPVAPNSSPENRALNRRVDIVIQVPENLGKPFKANIR
- a CDS encoding ABC transporter ATP-binding protein/permease, whose protein sequence is MDGTASSRKGLRTTTRKWAAFFAQFLRLAGPYWTNPDTRWQAHIQSASLTALTVIQVGIPIAINKWSERLFDALEQKAMDRFLFLIGVLGLIIAVNVVIVVTHLWVKRKLQVTWRAWLTHRILGEWMASGRHYQLGYRPGEHDNPDGRIAEDVRIATETAVELAHSLLYCLLLLVSFTAILWDLSGDPELHFGGYDIYLPGHLVWIALLYTGAGTTVAWLLGQPLVGAANRRQKHEANFRFGLAHSREYSLEIALQRGEAGERRNLLTLFKGAVDAWNRQTKALASLFFFTSSWSVLTQVFPVLVAAPRYIGGTITLGVLMQTSQAFQQMVGALSWPIDNLANVANWRASVDRVLGLHDALDEVAQRVNPEGARMIRVEVGERPVLSFDELSIADQDGETEVEGFSGEILPGQRVLISGDPGTCLKICKAVAGLWPWGGGRLRLPCNGPIFFMPQQPYLPLGTLKDALTYPAPPGTYGVVEIANAFRRVGLEDLFPSLDDIEQWADVLSVGEQQRLGFARLLLFRPNWIFIQEALDSLEPQERIDMMQLVADEFPDAGIITVSHHSNLDRFHPRSLALTNGDVVEELAPEESGDGE